Genomic DNA from Manis pentadactyla isolate mManPen7 chromosome 14, mManPen7.hap1, whole genome shotgun sequence:
GACGCTCCCGCGCTCCCGCAGCACTCCCGGGCGTTTCTTGCCGCAGACGGTTCGGATTCTCAGAGCTCTCTGTGCAGCTCGCAGAGCACATCAACTGGGGACACATCAGCTGCACATGTGTCAGGTGACATCATGTTGAGTAGATGGGCCTCACATCAGAGCAGTCAGGGATTGAAGGGGTCCTGGAAACCGGAGGAGCCAGATCAGAGCCAGAGCAAGATGTCTGTCCCTGCTGGTGAGGAAAAGCACTGTACCTGCCCACCTACCTGTGTAGCTGGAGTCCAGCTAAATACGTTTTCCCAGCTCTTGGAAAAACCTCAGTGCCCCCTGGGAGAGGAGGCAGTAAAGAAGGAGGCGATTTCCAGCCCAGTGAGTCTGCTCCCTGAGACCTCACCTACGTATGAGGAAATTGAGAAGACCCTGGCAGTGACCCCACCCGGTGATGGCCACGTGTCCTCAGAGGCTCCTCTGACTACACAGCCGAGCAGACCACCTACTCAGACCTCCACGTGCGTGTCTGTGGGCAGAATGTGGCACAGCGAGATGGCCGTGAGGGCCCACAAAGCCAGCCTGGAGATGGGCTCAGGTGCAGCCACGGCCAGGAGTGAGtcaggtggggagggtggaggcTGGGACGCAGGAGTCCCCCACTGCAGGATCACAGTGTTGGATGGCAGCAGTGGGTCCCCTTATTcaagtgctgatgaggatggGGGGTCATTGGTGGCTGAGGAGGACTCTGCTTGGAAAGTCACCTTGAAATCCAGTGTGCCGGCCAACTCCCAAATTACTAATGAGGATTTGAGGAGATCAGGGAATCCAGGAACAAATAAAATCCCAACACTGCCGAGGGTAAAGGGTGCAAATCAGCGATTCAGGATCCAGAAGAGCCATGCCTTCATGCACAGCACAGTGACTCTGAGCTCCCGGAGAAGCTAGCGTCTGGGAAGCAGCCTGCAGACAGCGTCCCTGCTGAGCTTCTTCAGGACTGCGACGCTCACGCACTCCTGCAACACTCCCGGGAGTTTCGTGCCGCAGACGGTTCGGATTCTCAGAGCTCTCTGTGCAGCTCGCAGAGTACATCAACTGGGGACACAGCAGCTGCGCATGTGTCAGGTGACATCATGCTGAGTAGATGGGCCTCACGTCAGAGCAGCCAGGGGCTGAAGGGGTCCTGGAGACGGGAGGAGGCAGATCAGAGCCAGAGCAAGATGGCTGTCCCTGCTGGTGAGGAAAAGCACTGTAGGAGGTCCGACCAAGGAGAGCATGAAAAAAGATCAGCACAACCGAGGGCCTCCCAGGACAATGAGATGTTAAATAAGGATAAGGAAACAGGAGAATACTTAAGAAGCAAGTCCTGCCAGCTGGGACAGAAGGAGGAACAGGCTCCTCCAGAAAGCCACCTCACAAAAAAGACACAGCACTTTCCGCGGGGGATTTTCTCCAGTGAACTTCCCCAGCAAAAAGGCAGGCCTCCTACAGCCACTGCCCAGAGCCAGGGACAAGACAATAGCAGATCTGCTCCGGACAGCGGGGCTGCCGAGGCTCAGGGGATCGTGACAGCCTCGTCCCCTGTGGGACGGATCCTAGGCGAGAAAATCAAACTTCAACATGGACGTCCTCTCTTGGAGTTAAATTGGCACAAAGGGCAATTCCAGGCTccagcaggagaacatggtgccACAGACTTCTGGTACCACAGGCTTCTCTCCTATGAAGAGCAAGGGAGGGCGACGAGAGACAAAGCCTGCAATCTCCAGGCCACCCTGAAGGGTTACAGCAGTCCTGGCAAGAGCAGGCTGGCCAGAGACAAGGACGGCAACAAGGCCTTCCCACCCCGTGAGCTGGGGTGCCCAGCGAACCCTGCCAGCACGGGCCAAGGGCGGCAGGTGCCTCAGCCTGCACCCTCCACTGCCCAAGGCATCCTATGATTCAGAGAGATGTGCCATCTGTTCAGCGGGAGCGGGGTTTCATGTGTTTCCTGGGACAACTTTTATTCAAGAAAAGATCCAAATAGTGCGAAGAACTCTTGGTTTTCCTCACGTCAGCAAATCCCCTTAGTGCTGATGGATTCTTCCTACCTCAACTTCTATCATTTCCCAAAATACATGCTTTTTTCTCATGAGAGGTGGTGCCTTCTGTCTGTGCcctgctgggggaagggaaggagtcAGGGTCCGCTCTTCACACGCAGCCACCGTGGCTTCCCGAGAGGTGGAAAGGGAGGTTGAGGATGCCTGTGGTGTGGCATGCCCACATGCACCCCTTGCCCTCTATGCACCTTAGGTTTCCATGAGAGCCCCATTACAAAACAAAAGCACCTGGACATGATAAGATGAGGAAAACCTGTAAGACGCCCCCCAACCCCAGGATGTGCTCAGGGGGCCCCACTGCGTGCTCTTGAGCAGCTGTGAGGGAGTTGTTTACAGAAGCTGAAATTTCCCTCAGGCTCCAGAAAGTGTCTGAAAAGTTCCCCTCAGGGAGGATGGTGGCAAAATGGCATGCTGCACCCCACAACGGTGCAGGGACCGAGGAGCCCTGGAGACCCAACGCCATCACAAGCCCAGAGGGGAGGAGCTGCTCAGGGCCCACGGCTCCTGCATGGTGGCCCGCCCTGGGGTCTCCACCCACACCAGCTCACAGAGCCCAGGAGCTGCCTCGGGGACCTGTGACAGAGGGCCAGGCTCACACAGGCAGGGAAGCTTGACTTTCCCACAATATAGTGAATAAACCTGCACAGGGCGGGGGTCCTTGAGACTGACTCAGGGTCTCTGACCTTTACTTCAACATATGGCCCAAAGAAAGCTCCCAGGGGGACAATAAAGAGTAAGGGATGGGCCTGGGGTCCCACAGCAATGCTCACCTGGCTCCCAGCGCTGCCCAGCCGAGGGCTCGGAGGGGGAAGAGGGAATCACACAGGATCTGTCACAAAACGGGCTGAAAGTGACCTGTCCACAATGAGGGTGCAGTCCAGGATGGCCCACCGTGCGCTCTGCTCCAGCCTACACCCCTCCACCCTGGCCGGTCCCCACGGGAAAGAGGGAGCGATGTGAACTTTCTGccacatgcagcacacacaattgGCCAGCTACAGGGCTGCCCCTGGGG
This window encodes:
- the LOC118925047 gene encoding spermatogenesis-associated protein 31E1-like, whose translation is MALRLGTLPWNSTPYAHWLASHTRVISGVGRATSPVPAPSRCQADAKAWSRSTSSRRKSQQEHLPQHPPMVSFWGNPTDKQVEACSPSFVNPDTQKLRETLISRRTEQKMWKENEKGDGSDHRLNCLGTVKSLGESTKGKPDQLASPGKPPDTKDLGDHLQQKYEQFFWGIPFLHSESLEANARESGSQQEIRSVSFNGHSSAFPFRFQATVGIHISTTQPLLQPMAPSQPLHQTAAPSQVLPQPAAPSQVVPQPVAPSKPLYQIAVPSQVLPQPAARSQHNLKCHSVEKQRESEKTLPSTVKKAQVLSPVSSLPAPSPTYEEMQKNLEETPPGDGHASSEARLTTQASRPPAQTSTCVSVGRMWHTEMAVRAHRASLKMNPRVATTRTESVGEGGGWAAGVPHCRITVLEGSTGSPSSSADEDGESVVDEASAWKVTLKSSVLANSQITNLDLRRSGTPGTNTIPTLPSEKGAIQDPEEPRPDAQHSDSELRENVVTGKQPADSGPAELLQDCDAPALPQHSRAFLAADGSDSQSSLCSSQSTSTGDTSAAHVSGDIMLSRWASHQSSQGLKGSWKPEEPDQSQSKMSVPAGEEKHCTCPPTCVAGVQLNTFSQLLEKPQCPLGEEAVKKEAISSPVSLLPETSPTYEEIEKTLAVTPPGDGHVSSEAPLTTQPSRPPTQTSTCVSVGRMWHSEMAVRAHKASLEMGSGAATARSESGGEGGGWDAGVPHCRITVLDGSSGSPYSSADEDGGSLVAEEDSAWKVTLKSSVPANSQITNEDLRRSGNPGTNKIPTLPRHSDSELPEKLASGKQPADSVPAELLQDCDAHALLQHSREFRAADGSDSQSSLCSSQSTSTGDTAAAHVSGDIMLSRWASRQSSQGLKGSWRREEADQSQSKMAVPAGEEKHCRRSDQGEHEKRSAQPRASQDNEMLNKDKETGEYLRSKSCQLGQKEEQAPPESHLTKKTQHFPRGIFSSELPQQKGRPPTATAQSQGQDNSRSAPDSGAAEAQGIVTASSPVGRILGEKIKLQHGRPLLELNWHKGQFQAPAGEHGATDFWYHRLLSYEEQGRATRDKACNLQATLKGYSSPGKSRLARDKDGNKAFPPRELGCPANPASTGQGRQVPQPAPSTAQGIL